A genome region from Micromonospora sp. M71_S20 includes the following:
- a CDS encoding Lrp/AsnC family transcriptional regulator, producing the protein MSAGQGVQLDALDARLIELLAEEPRIGVLECSRRLGVARGTVQARLDKLVERRVISGFGPEITPAAIGFGVTSFVTLEISQRHGHDKVAAHLAAIPEVLEAHTITGSSDLLCRIVARSNTDLQRVIDQIVSYEGIRRASTIIALAEQIPYRTLPLIRSAAQR; encoded by the coding sequence ATGAGTGCTGGTCAAGGTGTACAGCTCGATGCCCTCGACGCGCGGTTGATCGAACTGCTCGCCGAGGAGCCGCGCATCGGGGTGCTGGAGTGCTCCCGACGCCTCGGGGTCGCCCGGGGCACCGTGCAGGCCCGGCTGGACAAGCTGGTCGAGCGGCGCGTCATCTCGGGGTTCGGGCCGGAGATCACCCCGGCGGCGATCGGGTTCGGGGTCACCAGCTTCGTCACCCTGGAGATCAGCCAGCGGCACGGGCACGACAAGGTCGCCGCGCACCTGGCCGCGATCCCGGAGGTGCTGGAGGCGCACACCATCACCGGCTCCAGCGACCTGCTCTGCCGGATCGTGGCCCGCTCGAACACCGACCTCCAGCGGGTGATCGACCAGATCGTCTCGTACGAGGGCATCCGCCGCGCCTCGACGATCATCGCCCTGGCCGAGCAGATCCCCTACCGCACCCTCCCCCTGATCCGCTCCGCCGCCCAGCGCTGA
- a CDS encoding PQQ-binding-like beta-propeller repeat protein: protein MAKAGGLGGWRGGLLLALVVVVALAATGVWNPFPGVWEWVDRSEPISEPDVVWQQRVGGTPRSVTIAGDTVVVEQRTRVEARSLATGAQLWERKADWAAVAGGDRDPVVVVGKLLVKGYEVLDPTTGATRRRNGDAVAVWTYRNMLLDARCVEATDCTVSAWDARGTAPLWTAFVPGVRSGLLGDNPGLLDTRRLDAVRIDDEVAGPEPVPPLLGFPIDGRVHVLDTATGRVLQDVEPGRDERLSVVGGRLLRITARSQDGTCYFAISGRDPATGQETWRRAGINLRTADNAGCVQREDPHGARNVLIGVAPDAREAVLDGYDGRLLLVTSAGEKLLAVDDRYALVRSADKRAVVGRELGAGRVRWTRPTGAKAGAALTPYAAVIADEKPSRLVALDPRTGRELASLRTSANALAVGPRGMVIGEGREIGYVRFGGVPGAPAPPRDGGVPGPGGTAGVPGPEDSCGPKRELCPG from the coding sequence GTGGCGAAGGCGGGCGGCCTCGGGGGGTGGCGTGGCGGGCTGCTGCTCGCGCTCGTCGTGGTCGTCGCGCTCGCCGCCACCGGAGTGTGGAACCCGTTCCCCGGGGTGTGGGAGTGGGTCGACCGCAGCGAGCCGATCTCCGAGCCGGACGTGGTCTGGCAGCAGCGCGTCGGCGGCACCCCGCGCAGCGTGACCATCGCCGGCGACACCGTGGTGGTCGAGCAGCGCACCCGCGTGGAGGCGCGCAGCCTGGCCACCGGCGCCCAGCTGTGGGAGCGCAAGGCCGACTGGGCCGCGGTGGCCGGCGGCGACCGGGACCCCGTCGTCGTCGTGGGCAAGCTGCTGGTCAAGGGGTACGAGGTGCTGGATCCGACGACCGGCGCCACGCGGCGGCGCAACGGCGACGCGGTGGCCGTCTGGACGTACCGCAACATGCTGCTCGACGCCCGCTGCGTCGAGGCCACCGACTGCACGGTGAGCGCCTGGGACGCGCGCGGCACCGCCCCGCTCTGGACGGCCTTCGTGCCCGGCGTGCGCAGCGGTCTGCTCGGCGACAACCCGGGGCTGCTCGACACCCGCCGGCTGGACGCCGTCCGGATCGACGACGAGGTGGCCGGCCCGGAACCCGTGCCGCCGCTGCTCGGCTTCCCCATCGACGGCCGGGTGCACGTCCTCGACACCGCCACCGGGCGGGTGCTCCAGGACGTCGAGCCCGGCCGCGACGAGCGGCTGTCGGTGGTCGGTGGCCGGCTGCTGCGGATCACCGCCCGCTCCCAGGACGGCACCTGCTACTTCGCCATCTCCGGCCGCGACCCGGCGACCGGCCAGGAGACGTGGCGGCGGGCCGGGATCAACCTGCGGACCGCCGACAACGCCGGCTGCGTGCAGCGGGAGGACCCGCACGGCGCGCGCAACGTGCTGATCGGGGTGGCCCCGGACGCCCGCGAGGCGGTCCTCGACGGCTACGACGGGCGGCTGCTGCTGGTCACCTCCGCCGGGGAGAAGCTGCTCGCGGTCGACGACCGGTACGCCCTGGTCCGGTCGGCCGACAAGCGCGCGGTGGTCGGCCGGGAGCTGGGCGCCGGGCGCGTCCGGTGGACCCGTCCGACCGGGGCGAAGGCCGGTGCGGCGCTCACCCCGTACGCGGCCGTGATCGCCGACGAGAAGCCGTCCCGGCTGGTGGCGCTGGACCCGCGTACCGGGCGGGAACTGGCGAGCCTGCGCACCTCCGCGAACGCCCTCGCCGTCGGCCCGAGGGGCATGGTCATCGGCGAGGGGCGGGAGATCGGCTACGTCCGCTTCGGCGGGGTGCCGGGCGCCCCGGCCCCGCCGCGCGACGGCGGCGTACCCGGCCCCGGCGGCACGGCGGGCGTCCCCGGGCCGGAGGACAGCTGCGGCCCGAAGCGGGAGCTCTGCCCCGGGTGA